In Lotus japonicus ecotype B-129 chromosome 5, LjGifu_v1.2, one genomic interval encodes:
- the LOC130720244 gene encoding probable serine/threonine protein phosphatase 2A regulatory subunit B''delta produces the protein MGYEDFVYFILSEEDKSSELSLEYWFKCIDLDGNGVLTRNELQFFYEEQLHRMECMAQEPVLFEDILCQIIDMIGPEVCLSIFLQLIV, from the exons ATGGGTTATGAAGATTTTGTTTATTTCATACTGTCAGAAGAGGATAAATCATCTGAGCTGAGTCTTGAGTATTG GTTCAAGTGCATTGATTTGGATGGAAATGGAGTTTTGACACGAAATGAACTGCAATTTTTTTATGAGGAGCAATTGCATCGAATGGAGTGCATGGCTCAAGAACCTGTGCTTTTTGAGGATATATTGTGCCAGATTATTGACATGATTGGACCTGAGGTTTgtctttcaatctttcttcaattgATTGTTTAA